From Dasypus novemcinctus isolate mDasNov1 chromosome 11, mDasNov1.1.hap2, whole genome shotgun sequence, one genomic window encodes:
- the CITED2 gene encoding cbp/p300-interacting transactivator 2: protein MAEHMMAMNHGRFPDGANGLHHHPAHRLGMGQFPSPHHHQQQPPPHAFNALMGEHLHYGAGTLGASGGVRHAMGPAAVNGGHPAGALAPAARFANSQFLGPPVASQGGSLPASMQLQKLNNQYFNHHPYPHSHYMPDLHPAAGHQLNGTSQHFRECAPKHGGAGGTPGGAGGSGTPGAPGGSAGGAGGAGGAGGGGPAAVAHVPAAMLPPNVIDTDFIDEEVLMSLVIEMGLDRIKELPELWLGQNEFDFMTDFVCKQQPSRVSC, encoded by the coding sequence ATGGCAGAGCACATGATGGCCATGAACCACGGGCGCTTCCCCGACGGCGCCAACGGGCTCCACCACCACCCCGCGCACCGCCTGGGCATGGGCCAGTTCCCGAGCCCGCACCACCACCAGCAGCAGCCGCCGCCGCACGCCTTCAACGCCCTGATGGGCGAGCACCTCCACTACGGCGCGGGCACCCTGGGCGCCAGCGGCGGCGTCCGGCACGCCATGGGGCCGGCGGCCGTGAACGGCGGCCACCCCGCGGGCGCGCTGGCCCCCGCCGCCAGGTTCGCCAACTCGCAGTTCCTGGGCCCGCCGGTGGCCAGCCAGGGGGGCTCGCTGCCGGCCAGCATGCAGCTGCAGAAGCTCAACAACCAGTATTTCAACCACCACCCCTACCCGCACAGCCACTACATGCCGGACCTGCACCCGGCCGCCGGCCACCAGCTCAACGGGACAAGCCAGCACTTCCGAGAGTGCGCGCCCAAGCACGGCGGCGCGGGCGGCACcccgggcggcgcgggcggcAGCGGCACCCCGGGCGCCCCCGGCGGCtcggcgggcggcgcgggcggcgcggggggcgcggggggcggcgggccGGCCGCGGTGGCCCACGTCCCCGCCGCGATGCTGCCACCCAACGTCATAGACACTGATTTCATCGACGAGGAAGTGCTCATGTCGCTAGTGATAGAAATGGGCTTGGACCGCATCAAGGAGCTGCCCGAACTCTGGCTGGGCCAGAACGAGTTTGACTTCATGACGGACTTCGTGTGCAAACAGCAGCCCAGTCGAGTGAGCTGCTGA